The following is a genomic window from Micromonospora cathayae.
GTACCTGGGGAGTGCGGCGGGCTGAGTCGCGACCACGGGGGAGGGGACGCGCGACGGGGGCAGGTGTGGGGGGACCGGACCCCCGTCGCGCGTACGGCTCCGCCGGCCCGGTGGGATGGTCCCGGGGCGTGGGCCGGTGGAACTGATGGGTTCGCGTCCCTGATCCTGCCAGCGCGACGGCCGTCCGTGGAGATCGTTAAGACCGATCTAAGGAAGACCTGCATTCCGGGAAAGCGAACCGCCGGCACGTTCCCGCCCCGGGGGCCGGGCGGGTCGGCCCTCAGTCCTCGGCGGACCGGGATCGGGGCCAGCGGCGACGGGTGCCGGTGTCCCGTTCCCGGGCCATCCGCCCGACCAGCCCGAACCGGTTGACCTGCCGGGGCGTGGCCTCCGGGTCGGCCAGCAGCATCACCACGCTCGCCCCGCCCAGCCGGGCCCGGTCGATGCTCACCGACCCGTTCGCCTGGAGGGCGACCCGGCGGGCGATGTCCAGGCCGAGCCCGGTGGAGCCCTGGTCGCTGGCCCCCCGGCGCAACGCCCGGTCCGGGTTGGCGATGCCCGGTCCGGCGTCGTCGATGCGGACCGCCACGTACCCGTCCCGGCGGGAGACCGCCACCTCGAACGCGGTGCCCTGCGGGGTGTAGCGGAACACGTTGCCGATCACCGCGTCGAGCGCGGCGGCCAGTTCCGCCCGGGGCACCGGCGCGGGGATGCGCAGCTGGGCGCCGGTCACCCGGTGCGGCCGGTTCTGGTCCCCGGCGAGGGCCGCCCAGAACACCATCCGGTCCCGGACCACCTCGCTGACGTCGCACATCGCCGGCCCGGTGTCGTGGGCGACCGCCTTACGGGTGGTCTTGATCAGGACGTCGACCTCGCCCTCCAGGGTGGCGATGGCCTGCCGGATCCGCCGGATGCTGCGCCGCCGGTCCAGCTCGTCCTCGCTGAACGAGCCGACGCTGGTGTCGTCGGAGTCCAACGACTCGGCGTCCAACCGCAGCACGGTCAGCGGGGTACGCAGCCGGTGCGACAGGTCGGCCACCAGTTCCCGCTCGTCGGTGCGGGAGACGACCAACCGGTCCGCCATCCGGTTGAAGGCGGCCCCGACCTCGGCCAGTTCACGCGGGCCGGTGGGCTCCACCCGTACCTCCAGGTCGCCGTCGCCGACCGCGAGCGCCGCCCGGACCAGCCCGCGCGCCGCGTCGGCGGCGCGGGCCGCGACCCGGTCCACCACGATCACCGCCGCCACCACCAGCGCCACGGCGACCCCGCAGAGCAGCAGCCAGGTCCGTGGGCCGCCGCCGGTCGTGGCGTCCGGCACGAAGACCTCCACCACCGCGACCTGGTCGCCGAGGACCACCGGATCCAGCCGGGCCAGCCCGCCGGGCACCTCGACCACCACCGACCGCCGGTCCGCGCCGGCGCGGGCCACGTCCGACTGCGCCGCCCGGCCGCCGGGATCACCACCGAGCCCGTGTACGACCGGACGGGTCGCCGGATCACCGCCGGTCGCCTCCACCGCCCGGGCCACCACGGCCACGTCGGTGCTGACCGCGAGGGTGCCGGTGACCAGGGCGGCCCGCCGGGCCGCGTCGGCCAGCGCCTCGTCGCGGGCCCGGTCACCCAGGGTCGACCCGAGGGGCACCAGGAAGGCCGCCGCCACCAGGGCGGTCATCCCGGCCACCAGCAGCGCCAGGCTGACCCTCAGTCCGGTGCCACCAGCCGGAACCCGACCCCCCGCACGGTGCGCAGGTAGCGCGGCTTCGCCGCGGACTCGCCCATTTTGCGGCGTAGCCAGTACAGGTGAACGTCGATGGTCTGGTCCTCGCCGACCGACGGCTGACGCCATACTTCCTCCAGGAGTTCCCGGCGGGACACTACCCGGCCCGGACGCGCGGCCAGATAGGCCAGCAGGTCGAACTCCTTGCGGGTCAGCGCCAGCGGTTCGCCGTCCAGATGGGCGCTGCGCTCACCGACGTCGACCCGCAGGCCGCCCACGGTGTGTACCACCGGCTGCACGCTGCGGCTGGCCCGACCGGCCCGGCGCAGCACCGTGGTGATCCGGGCGTCGAGGTGCGCGCCGGTGAACGGCTTGACCATGTAGTCGTCCGCACCGGCCCGCAGCAGCTTGACCACCGACTGCTCGTCGTCCCGGGCGGTGGCGATGATGATCGGTACGTCGGTGATGCCGCGCAGCATGCGCAGCGCGTCCGAGCCGTCCAGGTCGGGCAGGCCCAGATCCAGCACGACCAGGTCGGGAGTCTCCGCGGCGACCCGCCGCAGCGCCTCCAGCGCCGTGCCGACCGCGTGCACGGCGTGCCCCCGATCGGTCAGGGAACGCAGCATCGCGCCGCGGACGACATGGTCATCTTCGACCAGGAGGACGGTGGCCACCCCCAGACGGTACTTGCCCTGGCAAGCGGGTCGCGTTGCGGCGTACCCGCTGGCCGGGCAAGCTGGTCCAGCGATGTCCTTCACCCTGTACGCCGACACCCGCCTCGCGCTCGCCCGGGACAGCCTCGCCGGCCTCTCGGTCGGTGACGCGCTCGGCTCCCAGTTCTTCGTACCCGGCAACACGCCGGCCGACCTGACCGCCGGCCGGCTGCCGTCCGCACCGTGGTCGTGGACCGATGACACCGAGATGGCCTGCTCGGTGGTGCGCGCGCTGACCGACACCGACGGCATCGACCGGGACGCGTTGGCGCTGGCCTTCGCCGAGCGCTGCGAACCGTACCGGGGGTACGGGCCGGGCGCGGTGACCGTCCTGCGGCTGATCCGCACCGGTACGCCGTGGCCGGTGGCCGCTGCCGCCGCCTTCGACGGGCAGGGCTCCTGCGGCAACGGCGCGGCGATGCGGGTCGCCCCGCTGGGCGCGTACTTCGCCGACTCGACCGCCCGGGCCGCCGCCGGGGCCCGGGCGTCCGCCGAGGTGACCCACGCCCACCCGGAGGGGATCGCCGGTGCCGTCGCGGTGGCGGTGGCCGCCGCGCTGGCCGCCCGGGGTCGCCTCGACGGCCAGCCGCCGGACGCCGCCCGGCTGCTGGCCGGGGTCGCCGGGGCCCTCGATCCGACCGGCGAGGTGCACCGGGGGGTACGCCGGGCGGCCGAACTGCGGCACCGGTCCCTCGCCGAGGCGGTCGACGCGCTCGGCAACGGCTCCCGGGTCACCGCGCAGGACACGGTGGCCTTCACCCTCTGGGTGGCCGCCCGGCACCTGGCCGACTATCCGGCGGCGATCCGGGCCTGCGTCGAGGCGGGCGGGGACGTGGACACCACGGCGGCGATCACCGGCGGCATCGTGGCCGCGTACGCCGGGGTCGCCACCCCGGGGGGCGTACCGGCCGACTGGCTGGCCGCCCGCGAGCCGCTGCCGACCTGGCTCGACCACTGACCGTCGCCGTTTCGGCGATCCTGTGGGTCCCGATGCACGGGACACCACAGGATCGGCGAACCCGCCGTTATGCGGCCCGGCCTAGAACTGCGCGAAGAACCGCCACACCTCGCCCTTGGTCCAGGTGCGGGCGCCGCTGTCACCGCCGCCGTCCACCGGGCCGGGGGTGTGACCGCCGTCGAACGCGCCCCACTGCACCGGGTAGCCGGCCCGGCAACCCGAGTAGACGGTGGTGATGTGGGTCCGGCTGCCCGAGGCCGGTTCGCGCGGGCTCTGCGGGGTGCAGCCGTTGTTGCTGACGAAGCGGTCCCGCAGCGACCGGCCGGTGGCGATGTTGTCCGCGATGCCGTGGATGCCGAAGTACCCGACCGGCTGGGTGCCGCCGCTGCATCCGCTGATCGCCCCGGGTGCGCCGTAGACCGTGACGGCCCGGAAGACGGTCGGCCGGGCGCAGGCGAGGGCGTAGCTCATGGACCCGCCGTAACTGAAGCCGAGGGCGAAACGCTGCGCCGGGTTGACGCAGAGGTCGTTCTCGATCCGCCGGAGCATGTCGTCGACGAAGGTGACGTCCTCGCCACCGGAGTTGCCCCAGCCGGCGTTGAGGCCCTGCGGCGCGACCAGGATCGCGGTGTTGTTCGACTGCTCCTGCATCCCGTAGTACGACCAGGCGGCACCGTCGGTGCCACCCGAGGAGACGTCGTTGGCGGAGCCGCCCAGCCAGTGGAACGCGAACATCACCCGGTAGGGGGTGGCGTTGTTGTAGTTGGCCGGGATCCGCAGGTTGAAGCTGCGGCTCTTGCCGTTGCTCTGGATCGTGTGCGTGCCGTTGGACAGCGTCGGGGCCCTGCCGCAACCGGCGGTGCCGCTGCCCGGCGGCGGGGTGGTCGGGGGCGGGGTGGTCGGTGGGGTGCCACCGTCGACCCGGACCAGCTGCCACTGCTGGTTCGCGCCGTTGCCGTCGGAGTACTGCACGACGTTCCCGCCGTCCGCGGTGGAGGAGCCCTGCACCTCCACCACCTTGTTGCTGTTCCGGTTGATCAGGCGGACGTGGCCGCCGTCGGAGTCGGCCAGCCGGAACTGCTGGTTGGTGCCGTTGTGGTCGGCCCACTGGATGATCGCGGCCCCGTCGCCGGTCGACGCGTTGTTGACGTCGAGGACCTTGCCGGAGTGCCGGGACCTGACCCGGTAGTAGCCGCCGCCGGAGTCCACGAACTGCCACTGCTGGTTGGCCCCGTCGTTGCGGGTCCACTGGCTGATCCGGCCGCCGTCGGCCGTCGACTGGCCGTACACGTCGAGGGCCTTGCCGCTGTTGCGGTTGAGCAGGACGTACCAGGCGTTGGTGTCCACCGTCGCCGCTGCGGCGGGTGCCGCGGCCACCGCGACGAGCGTGCCGGCCGTGACGAGCGCCGCCGTCGTGGCGGCCAGCCCCGCCCGCCAGCGACGTCGTGGTGGAGAGGCGGTGCGGGCGGTACCGATGGCTTCCATGATCCGCTCCTTCGATGGGCCGCGCGATCCGAGCGGGGCGCGCGTGGGCCCGGTGAGGTGTGCCGGCGGCCGGTGGTGGCGTCAGCACGTGGTGGAGGTGCCTGTCAGCCGCAGCCCCGACGGGGGACACCCACGATCACCCCGCTGATCGCCCGGACAGATCGGGGTCGGCTCGTACGGACCGCGGCGGCGCGTCATCAGGCTCCCGGCAGCCTCACCCGCGAGCGAGAGATTAACGTCGGTAAACGTCATACGTCAAATGACTCGGCTCGGTCGCCCCGACGCTCACCCGGTGGGGTCCGGCCTGTCCGCCGGCTCCGGCCGGTCCGGGCCGGCCGGAATCTCGGGCAGCAGCCGCCGCCAGCGACTACCCAGCCAGCCACCCAGCACGCCGAACCCCAGCCCGGCCAGCAGTCCGGCGGCGAGCAGGCCGCCGCCCGCCGTCGATTCCGTGCCGGCCCCGGCCTCCGTACCGCCCGTTCCGGTCACCGCCCCGCCCTCCGGGCCGGTCCCGGCACCCGCTGCCGGCGGGGCCTCGTCGCCGGCAGCCGGTACGCCCGCCGGCGGGGCCTGGCCGCCGGTCCCGTGGTTGCCGGTGCCGTGCCCGCCGGCCGGTCGGGTGGGGCCGTCGGAGCGGGCCGGCCGCAGGGTCAGCGTTGGCCCCGGACGGGACGACCCCGCACCGGTCGGGCCGCCCCAGCGCACCACCGTGCCGTCGCTGTAGGTCTGGAGCACCTCGAAGGAGATCCGGTCGGCGGTCGGCAGCGGCCCCATGGACAGTGCCAGCCGGGCCGGTCCGTCACTCCCCGTCGCCCGGGTCCAGGTGACCGCCGAGGTGACCGTACCGACGCTGCCGCCGTGCGGCCCGGGGACCGGCCGGTCCAGGGTGCGGTAGCTGATCCGGGGCGCCCA
Proteins encoded in this region:
- a CDS encoding HAMP domain-containing sensor histidine kinase; amino-acid sequence: MAGMTALVAAAFLVPLGSTLGDRARDEALADAARRAALVTGTLAVSTDVAVVARAVEATGGDPATRPVVHGLGGDPGGRAAQSDVARAGADRRSVVVEVPGGLARLDPVVLGDQVAVVEVFVPDATTGGGPRTWLLLCGVAVALVVAAVIVVDRVAARAADAARGLVRAALAVGDGDLEVRVEPTGPRELAEVGAAFNRMADRLVVSRTDERELVADLSHRLRTPLTVLRLDAESLDSDDTSVGSFSEDELDRRRSIRRIRQAIATLEGEVDVLIKTTRKAVAHDTGPAMCDVSEVVRDRMVFWAALAGDQNRPHRVTGAQLRIPAPVPRAELAAALDAVIGNVFRYTPQGTAFEVAVSRRDGYVAVRIDDAGPGIANPDRALRRGASDQGSTGLGLDIARRVALQANGSVSIDRARLGGASVVMLLADPEATPRQVNRFGLVGRMARERDTGTRRRWPRSRSAED
- a CDS encoding response regulator transcription factor, with amino-acid sequence MATVLLVEDDHVVRGAMLRSLTDRGHAVHAVGTALEALRRVAAETPDLVVLDLGLPDLDGSDALRMLRGITDVPIIIATARDDEQSVVKLLRAGADDYMVKPFTGAHLDARITTVLRRAGRASRSVQPVVHTVGGLRVDVGERSAHLDGEPLALTRKEFDLLAYLAARPGRVVSRRELLEEVWRQPSVGEDQTIDVHLYWLRRKMGESAAKPRYLRTVRGVGFRLVAPD
- a CDS encoding ADP-ribosylglycohydrolase family protein, with the translated sequence MSFTLYADTRLALARDSLAGLSVGDALGSQFFVPGNTPADLTAGRLPSAPWSWTDDTEMACSVVRALTDTDGIDRDALALAFAERCEPYRGYGPGAVTVLRLIRTGTPWPVAAAAAFDGQGSCGNGAAMRVAPLGAYFADSTARAAAGARASAEVTHAHPEGIAGAVAVAVAAALAARGRLDGQPPDAARLLAGVAGALDPTGEVHRGVRRAAELRHRSLAEAVDALGNGSRVTAQDTVAFTLWVAARHLADYPAAIRACVEAGGDVDTTAAITGGIVAAYAGVATPGGVPADWLAAREPLPTWLDH
- a CDS encoding RICIN domain-containing protein; the encoded protein is MEAIGTARTASPPRRRWRAGLAATTAALVTAGTLVAVAAAPAAAATVDTNAWYVLLNRNSGKALDVYGQSTADGGRISQWTRNDGANQQWQFVDSGGGYYRVRSRHSGKVLDVNNASTGDGAAIIQWADHNGTNQQFRLADSDGGHVRLINRNSNKVVEVQGSSTADGGNVVQYSDGNGANQQWQLVRVDGGTPPTTPPPTTPPPGSGTAGCGRAPTLSNGTHTIQSNGKSRSFNLRIPANYNNATPYRVMFAFHWLGGSANDVSSGGTDGAAWSYYGMQEQSNNTAILVAPQGLNAGWGNSGGEDVTFVDDMLRRIENDLCVNPAQRFALGFSYGGSMSYALACARPTVFRAVTVYGAPGAISGCSGGTQPVGYFGIHGIADNIATGRSLRDRFVSNNGCTPQSPREPASGSRTHITTVYSGCRAGYPVQWGAFDGGHTPGPVDGGGDSGARTWTKGEVWRFFAQF
- a CDS encoding DUF1775 domain-containing protein; protein product: MSGLLTAGLAGALWLPGVAAAEVRTVPVEARQGDAVRLEFVVTEERPGVPTRQVEIRLPVDTPIAEVHPMSVPGWAPRISYRTLDRPVPGPHGGSVGTVTSAVTWTRATGSDGPARLALSMGPLPTADRISFEVLQTYSDGTVVRWGGPTGAGSSRPGPTLTLRPARSDGPTRPAGGHGTGNHGTGGQAPPAGVPAAGDEAPPAAGAGTGPEGGAVTGTGGTEAGAGTESTAGGGLLAAGLLAGLGFGVLGGWLGSRWRRLLPEIPAGPDRPEPADRPDPTG